The Dehalococcoidales bacterium DNA segment CGCAGTTTTTCATTCCTCTCCGTCATGCGGATTTCTATGACCTCCTTGCGGATATAGCTGGCTTGAGCCTGGGACTGATATTTTCAGCGCTGTTTCACCGCAGGGCTAACGTTCAATAGGCTTCGCGGCTTTATTCCTTTATTTAGTTATCTTAAATTGCCTCCCAGGAGGTAACGCTCCCCGGGGTTGTTTCCGGTATCCGGTCTTGCCGCCTATTTTGGGGACAATCATGATGTTGTCTTTCAGTTCATGGTAAAGGAATGCTTGTGACCGTCATTCAAGCTGTCATACTTGGTATTGTCCAGGGTGTCACAGAGTTTGTCCCCATCTCAAGTTCGGCGCATCTCATTATTGTGCCCTGGTTGTTTCATTGGAACGAACCGGGTATAGCTTTTGATGTGGCGCTGCATCTGGGAACACTGGTAGCATTGCTCTGGTTTTTTCAGGCAGATTGGAGGAAGCTGGTTAGAGCTGGGTTTGCCAGTATTAATGAGCGAAAGATAGGCGCTGATCCAGAACGGCGGCTGGCATGGTTGTTGATTATCGGCACTATTCCCGGCATCATCGTCGGTATGCTGGCTGAAAGCACAATTGAAGAGTTGTTTCATCAGCCAGGTACGCCGCACTCTTCTCAAGCCATAATAATTATGGCGATTGTGATCGCCCTGCTGGGCGTCGTGTTGTTCGTGGCAGAATGGAAGGCCCGTCATATCAGAAATCTTTTCTCAATTCGCCTAAAGGATTCTGTCCTGATAGGGCTTGCCCAGGCATTGGCTATTTTCCCTGGCGTATCCCGCTCGGGAAGCACCATTACCGCCGGCCTGGCGTTAGGACTACAGCGGGAAGTTGCAGCCCGCTATTCCTTTCTCCTGGCGGCACCGATCGTGGTAGGCGCGGGTGTCAAAAGCCTTTTCAGTATTTATGGTGAACTGAAAGCAGGGCTGATGGTGCAGGCAGAACTGGTCATGTTTGCGGCTGGTTTTATTGC contains these protein-coding regions:
- the uppP gene encoding undecaprenyl-diphosphatase UppP, translated to MLVTVIQAVILGIVQGVTEFVPISSSAHLIIVPWLFHWNEPGIAFDVALHLGTLVALLWFFQADWRKLVRAGFASINERKIGADPERRLAWLLIIGTIPGIIVGMLAESTIEELFHQPGTPHSSQAIIIMAIVIALLGVVLFVAEWKARHIRNLFSIRLKDSVLIGLAQALAIFPGVSRSGSTITAGLALGLQREVAARYSFLLAAPIVVGAGVKSLFSIYGELKAGLMVQAELVMFAAGFIAAAISGYLCIKFLLRYLQKNSTNVFVYYRWLLAVLIIIVVLVRG